Proteins encoded within one genomic window of Macrobrachium nipponense isolate FS-2020 chromosome 9, ASM1510439v2, whole genome shotgun sequence:
- the LOC135218061 gene encoding uncharacterized protein LOC135218061, producing the protein MSSYYYTSPQAEDSRAIQPSMLTKLDQDWKEPVRRKEAVRRKEGRQEPRKPQDPGRQESVRRQESGRQESGRQESVRRQESGRQEPARCQESGRREPFKRPESGRQEPIKRRESCEPQVTRQQESSRRKNVSALSFSGKEYFSREEPDHFQNGLLQLILWKKFRMRTSL; encoded by the exons ATGTCGTCATATTACTACACATCACCTCAAGCGGAAGATAGCAGAGCCATACAACCCTCAATGCTAACAAAACTT GACCAGGATTGGAAGGAGCCagtcaggcgcaaagaggcagtgaGACGCAAggaagggcgtcaagagcctcgcAAGCCCCAGGATccagggcgtcaggagtcagttAGACGGCAagagtcaggacgccaggagtcagggcgccaggagtctgtTAGGCGgcaggagtcaggacgccaggagcctgctaggtgtcaggagtcagggcgcagggagcctttcaagcgccctgaatcaggacgtcAGGAGCCTATCAAGCGCCGAGAATCTTGCGAACCTCAAGTGACTaggcaacaagagtctagtaggcgcaagaatgTTTCTGCGCtctccttctcgggaaaggagtacttctcccgggaagagcccgaTCACTTCCAAAACGGTCTCCTTCAGTTGAtcctttggaagaagtttcggatgaGGACaagcctgtag